The following proteins are co-located in the Verrucomicrobiia bacterium genome:
- a CDS encoding M1 family metallopeptidase gives MKNIMIAAMATALTVLLPLPLQAETGADSIQCIKSATFLAPPQALGVRQYAPDREPQIIHLALDVTPDFHERSIEATATIRFKAIAQPLQQVKLDSVGLDVHSVTATIGVLAWHLTEDKLIVIFTKALPADTEASMTVAYSAHPEQGLYFRTPEMGYKPGDTHLFSQGEEIEARHWYPCMDSPNQRLTSEITCRVPEGMTAISNGRLVSQSKDPATGLNVIHWSQEKSHSNYLISLVAGYFKELDDKYGNVPLAFFTPPSEFNEARNSFHGTKDIMEFYNREIGVPFPWDKYDQVCVNDFVAGGMENTSATTLTDRTLFTDATENIRSSESLIAHEMAHQWFGDLVTCKDWSHIWLNEGFATFYETLYNGHKHGRDAMLYELFQRARQITGTTNDSRAIVRRNYNQPGEMFDYLAYPKAAWVLHMLRCQLGEGLYRRCIKTYLRRHQYGNVVTDDLRSVIEELSGRSFDQFFDQWLYHGRQPELEINYDWDDLTKLAKISIRQVQEINSDVLLFNFPLTIRFKSSFGTSNAPIEVTKKQEDFYFPLSAAPELVRVDPEYTLLARIQFTVPRPMLYAQLADKEDVIGRLLAIEQFSTKTDKGVIAKLQETLNHDGFYGVRIEAARALRSIHTDEALNALLASTLQPDARVREWVASAIDGFYDQKAYDFARQRLSEEKNPVILSQDIRGMAGYNKPEVREAVLKLLDTGSYRNELADAAISAARQQDDPAYIPPLLEALAKQESAFTSRGFGQGLAALACLARNNDTKDNVRQFLAGYVNDKRKTVQLAAINALGTLGDPKAIALLETFTSAPQTTPEGSAADQAIATLRAGRKPVDDFKNLRREVLDLEKANRDLLKRIEDLNKRVEAELTSHPARRSQKEKVSSPKSSG, from the coding sequence ATGAAAAATATAATGATAGCGGCCATGGCAACGGCGCTGACAGTGCTGCTCCCGCTGCCGCTCCAAGCCGAGACAGGGGCCGATTCCATCCAATGCATCAAGTCCGCCACGTTCCTGGCGCCGCCTCAGGCCCTGGGGGTCCGTCAATACGCACCCGACCGCGAGCCGCAGATCATCCACCTGGCATTGGATGTAACACCCGATTTCCACGAGCGCTCGATCGAGGCGACCGCGACGATTCGTTTCAAAGCCATCGCCCAACCGCTCCAGCAGGTGAAACTGGACAGCGTCGGCCTGGACGTCCACTCGGTGACCGCGACGATCGGCGTGCTGGCCTGGCATTTAACGGAGGACAAGTTGATTGTGATTTTTACAAAAGCATTGCCGGCCGATACCGAGGCCTCGATGACCGTGGCGTATTCCGCCCATCCCGAGCAGGGCCTGTACTTCCGCACGCCCGAAATGGGATACAAACCAGGCGACACCCACTTGTTTTCGCAAGGAGAAGAGATAGAGGCGCGCCATTGGTATCCGTGCATGGATTCGCCCAACCAGCGGCTGACTTCGGAAATCACTTGCCGCGTCCCCGAGGGGATGACGGCCATTTCCAATGGCCGGCTGGTTTCCCAAAGCAAAGACCCGGCAACCGGGTTGAACGTGATTCATTGGTCACAGGAAAAGTCTCACTCGAACTACCTGATTTCATTGGTCGCAGGCTATTTCAAGGAACTCGATGACAAGTACGGCAATGTGCCTCTTGCCTTTTTTACGCCCCCCTCCGAATTCAACGAAGCGCGCAATTCCTTTCATGGAACAAAGGACATCATGGAGTTCTACAACAGGGAAATCGGCGTGCCGTTTCCGTGGGACAAATACGACCAGGTTTGCGTCAATGATTTCGTGGCCGGCGGCATGGAGAACACCAGCGCCACGACCCTGACGGACCGGACATTATTCACCGATGCGACGGAGAATATCCGCTCGAGCGAGTCTCTGATAGCGCATGAGATGGCCCACCAATGGTTCGGGGACCTGGTCACCTGCAAGGATTGGAGCCACATCTGGCTGAATGAGGGCTTTGCCACCTTTTATGAGACGTTGTACAACGGCCATAAACATGGACGCGACGCGATGCTCTATGAGTTGTTCCAGCGGGCGCGGCAAATCACCGGGACCACGAATGATTCGAGGGCTATCGTGCGGCGCAATTACAATCAACCGGGCGAGATGTTCGATTATCTGGCCTATCCCAAAGCAGCCTGGGTGCTCCACATGCTCCGGTGCCAACTGGGCGAGGGCCTGTACCGCCGCTGCATCAAAACCTACCTCCGGCGTCACCAATACGGCAATGTTGTCACCGATGACCTTCGGTCAGTGATCGAGGAACTCTCGGGCCGGTCCTTCGACCAGTTCTTCGATCAATGGCTCTATCACGGGCGCCAGCCTGAGCTGGAAATCAACTATGACTGGGATGACCTGACGAAGCTGGCCAAAATCTCCATTCGCCAGGTCCAGGAAATCAATTCGGATGTCCTCCTGTTCAATTTCCCGCTGACAATTCGCTTTAAGAGCAGCTTCGGGACCTCCAATGCTCCCATCGAGGTTACCAAAAAGCAGGAGGACTTTTACTTCCCTTTAAGTGCGGCGCCTGAACTGGTGCGGGTGGACCCTGAATACACGCTGCTGGCCAGGATTCAATTCACGGTGCCCAGACCAATGCTCTACGCGCAATTAGCCGATAAAGAGGATGTGATAGGCCGCTTGCTCGCCATCGAACAATTTTCAACCAAAACCGATAAGGGTGTTATCGCCAAGCTCCAGGAGACGCTCAACCACGATGGCTTTTATGGGGTGCGCATCGAGGCCGCCCGCGCGCTGCGCTCCATCCACACCGATGAAGCCCTCAATGCCCTGCTCGCCTCCACGCTCCAGCCCGACGCGCGCGTCCGCGAATGGGTCGCATCGGCTATTGACGGATTCTACGACCAGAAGGCCTATGACTTCGCCCGCCAACGGTTAAGCGAGGAAAAAAATCCAGTCATCCTCTCGCAAGATATTCGCGGCATGGCAGGCTATAACAAACCCGAAGTCCGTGAAGCGGTGCTGAAGTTGCTGGACACGGGCTCATACCGCAACGAGTTGGCGGACGCTGCCATCAGCGCAGCGCGCCAGCAGGATGACCCGGCTTATATCCCGCCTTTGCTCGAAGCGCTGGCCAAGCAGGAATCGGCCTTCACCAGCCGCGGCTTTGGGCAAGGGCTTGCGGCGCTGGCCTGCCTGGCGCGCAACAATGATACAAAAGATAACGTGCGGCAGTTCCTTGCCGGCTATGTCAACGATAAGCGAAAGACCGTCCAACTGGCGGCCATTAATGCGCTGGGCACTTTAGGCGATCCGAAGGCCATCGCCCTCCTTGAGACCTTTACTTCGGCTCCCCAGACCACCCCCGAAGGCTCCGCCGCCGACCAGGCCATTGCCACCCTTCGGGCCGGGCGCAAACCGGTCGATGATTTCAAAAACCTGCGCAGGGAGGTGTTGGACCTGGAAAAAGCCAACCGGGACTTGCTCAAGAGAATTGAAGACTTAAACAAACGAGTGGAAGCAGAGTTAACCTCCCACCCGG